The DNA sequence GCATTGACCCCTCTCCACTTCGCAGCTTTGGATACCTGATCGATCATATATGTGCTATGTCACCAGTACAAAATTGCAAAAGCACCATTCTTAAACCTGCATAAATACACATGTCAATGAACGATTCTAAATGACGAGATGATTTATCTTAGAACGCCCAAGAGCACTTAAAATAATTACCGTGCGTAGATTAAAACTTTATCCAAGATACCGAAGCAAGACCCCGTCATTCCCCAGCACAAATCCTTTTTTGTCATCAATAAACCTGCAGCAGTATAGAAATTACAACACCAAGTTGCAGTATTTCGAAtccattgaaaaatctctcgcgGTACGATCGCTAAAAAGAATTGCTATTGGCACTCCATAAATCTAATCGggcacttcaaactttctatatttagaaagaaatatTCTCTTGTACCACATGAGGAGTGCACAATTAGATTTTGGATTATCAATAATAGTTCCTAAGGGGAATACCAAATACCAAATTCATAGACAAACGTCTGGAGAGATTAGACTTACTTTACAGAGTATAGATTGGCTGCAATATTGTCCGCTGCTTTGTCACGGGTCCATGTCTTGCCACCATTGGTAGTCTGCAGTAAAATCCCACTTCCCCCGGCTGCCCAAGCCTCATCCTGCGTAGTACAAAAACAGTCACTAAACATGTAAAAACTAATTACACTAGAAGGGTTCTGATTACAGTAATTGAAGGAGACCAGACAAGCACATGAACGGAAAACCATTACCTTTGATCGGTACCCGACATCAAGAATGCCAAAACCCCGGCTTTGGACTGGAACTTCTTCAAAATCCTCTGTTAACTGAAATAATAAGCAATATCTTAGCTTCTATGCTATGAGAGTGACAAGGTTACAAGGTGAATTATTCTTCTTGCATGATAAGGTCACAGGGAAAAACAGTATTTACTTACCCCGGTACCTTTGCTCAGATAAAGTCCCCCTCCACGAACAAGGAGCCAAAGACCACCATCGGCTCTCCATCCCATGTTTTGAATTCTTCTTGCAATTGTTCTGTTATGTGGCTGCCAGTATGGCTGAAAATGTAAAGAAGGCAATGAATCACAGGCTTCACAGTTAACATGAGTGCATGAGTATATCCCACAAACTTACTGCATCTGAATTTTCAGGGGGTAAAAGATAAAACACAGTGATTAGACAGAAGGAAAAGCCATATTGCATGGAAAAAGAGAAACTCACCTGGCCAGGCTCCCAAGTGAGATAGAAATTACCGCGGCTTGAGACGGCAACATATTTTCCATCGGGTGAGCGATTCACAGAATTAAAAGTTCCAGTGTAGTAACTTGCACCACTAATTCCACTAGAAACTGTTCTGAAAAAGCAATGGAGATACATGAAACTTGTTGCCTTTGTATCGTCAATAAAAGAGCAACCaacttaaacaatatgaaaatcTGAGGAAAACGAAAAGAAACCATCTCAGATATTCACGATATACGTAAAATCTCAAACTTCGAAATATTGTGTGAACGTCTTAAGTTTCCAACTATAATCTTTAATCCGACCACTGAATGAAAACATACCTATTAAGAGTAGCGGAAACAGTCTCCTGAACAGCAGCCCTCCAGTTGTAGCCTCTGTTTGATGTCACATAAATTGCACCTTCGTCAGTCACCATCTCTGCACTCTTCTCACCAGTTGCCTTTATATACACCTGGAAACATTACAAACAGATAGGCTTATCTCAGCTTACCAATATCCAAACGGAAAACAATGTTGATTACTTCATCCAATGTTTTCATTACTTCGTAAGAAACTGCATCACGGATATCAGCTATCACTTAAATTGCATAGAATCACGCTAAAAGGGGATATTTGAGATTAAATGAGTAATAGAAAGATTTACCATATCTCCAGGAAGCTGAGAGCTTAGCGGTATCCTTTCCCAGCTGTCTCCGGAATCAGAGGTGTGCAACAGAATTGCAGGCTTTCCAACAATCCAACCCTCCTTCCCTTTGAAGCTTATGGCATTGAATCTGTAATTAAAATCTTCATCTTCAGCTGACGGAATCGAACGCTGAACCCAAGTTTCTCCGCCATCCTTCGTCTCTAAAAGGGTTTGCCTggtccccaaaagaaaacctacCCACATAAATTAACCAACAAATACTCAATTTTAATTCCAGATAATATGAATTTTAGCAT is a window from the Malus domestica chromosome 16, GDT2T_hap1 genome containing:
- the LOC103403404 gene encoding photosystem II stability/assembly factor HCF136, chloroplastic; amino-acid sequence: MKMATSLQLTTDFSKPTIHLKPSLEFATTPRRFRTSLSIPRASSSSSDSSLVSRRHFVSETAALSLSLTTLPLFGSVLPAKAEDPALSEWEKVSLPIDPGVVLLDIAFVPEDPKHGFLLGTRQTLLETKDGGETWVQRSIPSAEDEDFNYRFNAISFKGKEGWIVGKPAILLHTSDSGDSWERIPLSSQLPGDMVYIKATGEKSAEMVTDEGAIYVTSNRGYNWRAAVQETVSATLNRTVSSGISGASYYTGTFNSVNRSPDGKYVAVSSRGNFYLTWEPGQPYWQPHNRTIARRIQNMGWRADGGLWLLVRGGGLYLSKGTGLTEDFEEVPVQSRGFGILDVGYRSKDEAWAAGGSGILLQTTNGGKTWTRDKAADNIAANLYSVKFIDDKKGFVLGNDGVLLRYLG